Proteins co-encoded in one Gossypium arboreum isolate Shixiya-1 chromosome 11, ASM2569848v2, whole genome shotgun sequence genomic window:
- the LOC108474921 gene encoding uncharacterized protein LOC108474921, producing MFACLSLFNDGRLLAELQVRLTWIDQFKEKQLLDESLAFHFRQVENGETTDFGLNEKGVLCFRERVCILRGSDLRQSILQEAHSSPYAMHPGENRLYQDLRKLYWWPGLKREVSKYVSSWEEYLLLAEFVYNNSYQSNIRMAPFQALYDRRCCTPTCWTELGDRRVLGPELIFDTEDKVKLIRDRLKEASDGQKSYAYLKRKEIEYSVGDYVFPKVSP from the exons atgtttgcttgtCTTAGCCTGTTCAATGATGGTAGATTGTTAGCTGAACTACAAGTGAGACTGACTTGGATTGATCAATTTAAGGAGAAACAGTTGCTAGATGAGTCGCTAGCTTTTCATTTTCGACAAGTTGAGAATGGTGAAACCACGGATTTTGGGCTAAATGAGAAAGGAGTATTATGCTTCCGTGAAAGAGTATGTATACTAAGGGGTTCTgatctgaggcagtctatactgcaagaggcgcatagtagtccaTATGCTATGCATCCAGGCGAAAACAGGTTATATCAAGATCTTCGtaagttgtactggtggccagggttgaaacgCGAAGTTTCTAAGTATGTGA gcagttgggaggagtattTGCTATTGGCAGAGTTTGTTTATAACAACAGCTACCAGTCCaatattcgaatggcaccgttcCAGGCATTGTATGATCGTAGGTGTTGTACTCCTACTTGTTGGACTGAGCTGGGTGACCGGCGAGTTCTAGGGCCAGAATTAATTTTTGATACAGAAGATAAGGTGAAACTGATTCGAGACCGGTTAAAGGAAGCATCTGATGGGCAGAAGTCTTATGCATACTTGAAGCGTAAAGAGATCGAGTACTCTGTGGGGGATTATGTCTTTCCAAAGGTCTCACCATAG